TCAACTGTGGATTCTGAATGCGTTGCATCACCCAAACGAATTTGTGGAGTATATGCAGCAAAGGTTCAAATTGAATTATGAGTAGTGAAGCTCAATACTAAAGAATTTAATAATGAAAGATATCCCTTTATACAACAGCAGACTTATTAAAAATTACATAGAATATATTAGTGAACATCATCCCGAAGTCGATATAGCTGTTCTCCTTAATTACGCCGGTATTACCTCTTACCAGCTTGAAGATGGAGGCCATTGGTTTGGCCAAAAACAAATAGATCTTTTTAACAAAATCATTATACAGCAAACAAATGATCATGATATTCCCCGCAAAGTTGGTCGCTTTATAACACTTTCTAAAGCCGTAAGTCCCATACGACAATATACAATCGGATTTATAACGCCTTTAGCCGCATATACAGTACTTGGGAAACTCTACCAATTCTTCAGTCGCGCCAGCACAGTTCAGATAAGAAGGCTCAGTTCAAACCAGGTTGAAGTTGTCGCTATACCAAATCCCGGAGTTGAGGAAAAGCCCTTCCAGTGTGAGTATCGAATAGGATCACTTGAAGCCATTGCTAAGCCCTTTACAACAAAATTTGCCAATATCGAACATCCAACCTGTTTGCATAAAGGAGGGGACAACTGCCATTACATAATAAGCTGGGAAAAAAATCCCTCCTCGATATGGAAGAGAATCCGTAATTACATTATGCTTTCAGTATTTGGGATTTGCCCCGCATTTATTTATAATCTGCCAGGAATGCAGTGGGTAGGGCCTGTTTTGCTTTACATTTTGTTTGCAATGATTTTCTCCCTTTACTCCGAGTATGTGGAAAAAAAGTATCTCGAAGTAAGCCTCAAAAATCAGGGTGATTTAGCCGACAGTCTTTTGGATGAGATCAATATTCGCTACAACAACGCCATGCTTGTTCAGGAAATCGGCCAGGCTACTTCCATGATTTTAGACAGTGAAAAGTTGCTCAAATTGATTATGAAAGCAATGGAGAACCGCTTGGATTTTGATCGTGGCATGATCATGCTCTCCAACCAGGAAAAGACCCGTCTTATTTATACCGTGGGTTACGGTTACAATCCTGAGCATGAAGAGTACCTTACGGGAATAGAGTTTCATCTTGATAAGCCTCAGTCCAAGGGACCTGTCATAGAGTCTTTTCGATTGCAGAAACCCATCTTGATTGATGACATAACTGAAATAGAAACCCACCTTTCAAGAAGGAGTAAGGAGTTTGCTAAAATAATGGGCACACAGTCATTTATTTGCGTCCCCATCGTTTTCGAAAGCGAGTCCATGGGCGTCTTGATGGTTGATAACATGCGATCCAAGAGACATCTCAGGCAGAGTGATCTAAGCCTCCTGATAGGCGTCGCAACTCAGATCGCAATCAGCATGAAAAATGCTCTATCCTATCAAAAAGTTCTTGAGAATGAAGAACGGATCCGATCCTTAAGCGAGAACGCCCCCGACATTATTTACACGCTGGATATCAATGGATCGTTTAATTATATAAATCCTGCCTGGGAAAAGGTTCTTGGGCATAGCACCGAAGAGGTTATAGGACGATACTTCATTGACTTTATTAAGAAAGAGGATATCAGCAACGTTATCCACCTTTTCAAGCAGATAAGGGATGAAAAACTCACAATAACGGACAGAATTGGTACTATCCTTCACAAAGATGGCTCAGAACGGGTTTTTAATATAAGTGGGGCCCCAAACCTCGATTTGAAAGGAAATGTAATCGGTATCGTGGGAATTTTCAAGGATATCTCCGAGCAGAAGAAACTTGAATCACAATTGATTCATGCACAGAAGATGGAGTCTATTGGCACCCTTGCCGGAGGTATTGCCCATGACTTTAACAATCTTCTCGCGGGTATTCAGGGATATGCTTCTTTGATGTTTCTTGATATAAATGTCTGTCATCCCCTTTATGAGAAACTCAAGGGGATTGAAGAACAGGTAAAAAGTGGCGCGGACCTTACCAGGCAGCTTTTGGGATTAGCCCGCGGCGGGAAATACGAAATCACTGTGGCTGATTTAAATGAGATCATCGACAAGACCTCGTCGATATTTGGAAGGACAAAAAAGGAGATCAGTATTCACCGGAAGTATGAGAAGGGTCTCTGGGCGGTGGAAGTTGATCGAGGGCAGATCGAGCAGGTGCTTTTGAATCTATATGTAAACGCCTGGCAGGCCATGCCTGGTGGCGGGGACTTGTATCTGGAAACGGCCAATGTTGTTATTGATGATGAGTTTGTGAAACCGTTTTTTGTGAGCTCCGGAAAGTATGTAAAGGTTTCGGTAAAAGACACAGGTATCGGGATGGATGAGAAGACGAAGGAGCGGATATTCGATCCCTTTTTTACAACGAAGGAGATGGGAAGGGGCACGGGTCTTGGGCTTTCGTCTGCCTACGGCATTATTAAGGGACACAATGGCATAATACACGTGTACAGTGAGCAGGGGCAAGGGGCAACGTTCACTATCTATCTGCCTGCTTCGGATAAAGAAGTTATTAAGGAGTTGGAAGTTTCTGAAGATATTGTAAGGGGTGAGGGGGGTATTCTTCTTGTGGATGATGAGGACGTGATCACTGATGTGGGCAAGGAGATTCTGGAACTGCTGGGGTACAGAGTTTTTATTGCCAAGAGCGGTCAGGAAGCCATAGAAATTTATAACGCCAGACGCGGGGAAATTGATCTGGTCATCCTGGACATGATCATGCCGGGAATGGGTGGGGGAGAGACATTCGACATTCTTAAGTCGATTAATCCAAGCATCAAAGTAATCCTTTCCAGCGGATACAGCATAGACGTACGTCCAATAAAGATGCTGGAGCGGGGTTGTGACGGTTTTATTCAGAAACCTTATAGCATGAACACTCTATCGCAAAAGGTGAAAGAGGTGTTGAATAAGGAGTGATGTGGTGAGTACTTGCTTTATATTATCCAGTATAACCGTGCGTAGTAGGCTTCGGCGATAACCTGGAAAAAAATGGAAACTGAAAGAATACAGAAGATACTCATGGCCGCAGTCCCCGCATCGGACACGGGCAAAGCCGTTGTGGAAATCTCCGCAATCCAGATACCGATAAATAACCTGTTGAAGAGAAGGTTGCCAGAATGCGTACTGCATTGAGAAATGCTCATCATATAGATACGGACAAAGGTTTCAAAATGTTCATGCACGCACTTGTAATAATCGGAAGATTTCGGGTTCCGTGGACTATAAACAGCTACAGGAGTGGACATGATTGATTTTTTTGACAGAAGCGACCGATTATTGTAAGATTTAATTCTTTCATTCACCGCCGCTAAGTCTTCCCATCGATGACCACGATACCTTTTGTTTTTATTATCTTGACACACAAACGCCTTCCTCATATACTTGCACACCAAAAAGCAAATTCTTATCAAAATCAAACAAATGACCGCCAGGCGGAGTTCGCGCGCCTCAAGTATAACTTGAAAAATGCCAGCGTTCAGCTTCAGAGCCTGCTGCAAGAGGAAGACCAGCAACCTTGGCTCTTGCAGACGCAGTTTTCGGATCGCAACCAGCAGCGAATCGCCAAACTGCTGGCTGGCGCGAATGAGCGTTCCTGCAGCTGACAAGGAGGTTTAGGATGGCTCTTACGAGCGTGGCACGAGAAGGGCTCTCCCATTTGAAAGCTCTTCTCACTTTAGACACCACAAATCCTCCAGGAAAAGAAATCCAGGCTGTTCGATATTTGGAGCGAGTCTTGCGTCAGGAGGGCTTTGAACCCGTGGTGCTGGAACCCGAGCCAGGTAGGGGCAACCTGGTGGTCCGGTTACAGGGGGATGGCTCAAAGAAACCCTTGTTGCTGGCCAGCCATCTAGATGTGGTGGCGGCGGATTCTTCGGGTTGGGACGCTCCTCCTTTTGCTGGCCAGGTAAAGGATGGCTACCTAATTGGGCGCGGCGCGCTCGACATGAAGCAAATGACCGCTATGTCGCTGATGACATTGCTGACTCTGCGCCGAGAAGGCGTTCCTTTGCGGCGCGACATCATTTTTGCGGCCGTGGCCGACGAGGAGTGCGGTGGTGAGAAGGGCGCGGGTTTTTTGGTGCGGGAACATCCCGACTTGATTCGCTCGGAGTTTGCATTGGGTGAAGTGGGGGGCTTTCGGATTCAAATCAAAGATAAGAACTATTTCGTGGTGCAGACAGCGGAGCGCGGTTGCGCCT
The Deltaproteobacteria bacterium DNA segment above includes these coding regions:
- a CDS encoding PAS domain S-box protein, with translation MKDIPLYNSRLIKNYIEYISEHHPEVDIAVLLNYAGITSYQLEDGGHWFGQKQIDLFNKIIIQQTNDHDIPRKVGRFITLSKAVSPIRQYTIGFITPLAAYTVLGKLYQFFSRASTVQIRRLSSNQVEVVAIPNPGVEEKPFQCEYRIGSLEAIAKPFTTKFANIEHPTCLHKGGDNCHYIISWEKNPSSIWKRIRNYIMLSVFGICPAFIYNLPGMQWVGPVLLYILFAMIFSLYSEYVEKKYLEVSLKNQGDLADSLLDEINIRYNNAMLVQEIGQATSMILDSEKLLKLIMKAMENRLDFDRGMIMLSNQEKTRLIYTVGYGYNPEHEEYLTGIEFHLDKPQSKGPVIESFRLQKPILIDDITEIETHLSRRSKEFAKIMGTQSFICVPIVFESESMGVLMVDNMRSKRHLRQSDLSLLIGVATQIAISMKNALSYQKVLENEERIRSLSENAPDIIYTLDINGSFNYINPAWEKVLGHSTEEVIGRYFIDFIKKEDISNVIHLFKQIRDEKLTITDRIGTILHKDGSERVFNISGAPNLDLKGNVIGIVGIFKDISEQKKLESQLIHAQKMESIGTLAGGIAHDFNNLLAGIQGYASLMFLDINVCHPLYEKLKGIEEQVKSGADLTRQLLGLARGGKYEITVADLNEIIDKTSSIFGRTKKEISIHRKYEKGLWAVEVDRGQIEQVLLNLYVNAWQAMPGGGDLYLETANVVIDDEFVKPFFVSSGKYVKVSVKDTGIGMDEKTKERIFDPFFTTKEMGRGTGLGLSSAYGIIKGHNGIIHVYSEQGQGATFTIYLPASDKEVIKELEVSEDIVRGEGGILLVDDEDVITDVGKEILELLGYRVFIAKSGQEAIEIYNARRGEIDLVILDMIMPGMGGGETFDILKSINPSIKVILSSGYSIDVRPIKMLERGCDGFIQKPYSMNTLSQKVKEVLNKE
- a CDS encoding transposase zinc-binding domain-containing protein, which gives rise to MQYAFWQPSLQQVIYRYLDCGDFHNGFARVRCGDCGHEYLLYSFSFHFFPGYRRSLLRTVILDNIKQVLTTSLLIQHLFHLLR